The region GATCATCAGTCCGGCGCTCCGTAGATTCTGATGTGGATGATTATTGCATGGGGCGAGGGGACCGGCACATCACCTCATGCAAGCGCAGATGACAAGGCGAGTACGCTGATCCGATCGCCAGAGGGGTAGTGCCAGGTGACGTTGAAATCCCAGAACATAGCGCCGTATTGCCGGTCCGGTCCGGGCTGCTGGTAGGCGGGCTTGGGGTCCTGCGCCAGACATTGTTCCACTAGCTCAACCACCGGTTGGCCCAGTCGACTGGCGTGGTCCCGCGCCTGAATAAGCGCCTGCGGGGTCCACTGCACCTCGATCAATGCGGGCGCTGAGGATGCCAGGGTGTTGGTCGCGTTGGCTACCGAGTCGACGTAAGGCACGTAGGGCTTGATATCCAGCACAGGCGTGCCGTGGAGCAGGTCATGACCTGAAATCAACAACCGGCCCGGTTGCACCGCGTCCAGCTTCACCACTGACTGACCGATCGAATTGGGTCTGTGGGTCGCGCGGCTGGCAAACACGCCGATCTTGAGGTTGCCGCCGAGCCGGGGCGGACGCACTCTCAAGTGCGCCTCTCCGGAAGGAGCGGCGTGGAAGACGAAGAGTATCCAGATGTGACTGGACGACTCCAGCCCCTCGGTTGCTTCGACCTGGTCATAGGGTGGAAGCAACTCAATGACAGCTGTTGAAGCGGGTGCCAGGCGCGGCTGACGCGGAATGGCAAATTTTTCCCGGAAACACGAATGAACCTGTCCGACAGGTTCGAAGCTGAAACCCATCAGACGTGCGGAACCGGGGGGACGGATGACGGATGATCGTGAATCACAAAATGGCTCCCATCTTCTATTTCGATGATCTGCAGGTTCTCTGCCTGTTGAGCGCTAGTACGCATGGAAGCCGGATCGAGAATCCGGTCGTTGGTGGGTAGCAGTATGGCGCCGCAACGAACATGACGGTAGATATCAGGCCCGGTGGTTGCTGTCCAGTTTTCCATGTCCTGCATGTTGGTAACCAGGGTGGACAGTGTCCTTGTGCTAAAGGGGAATCGCATCACCATGTCACGCTTGTGTGGGTCCGCCAGTGGGCCCCAGCGTGTGCGGTTTTTTTCCGAGATGGGCTGTTGTTGCCAGGCTGCCAGGTAAAACGGCATCAACCAGGCGACGATAGGCGAGATCTCCTGGACAGGCCGGGCCTGTGGCAAAAGCGGTGCCTCCAGAATCACCTCGGCATCCACAAACAGGTCGGGACGCTGGCGTGCTGCTTCCAGCACCACCGCACCGCCGCGTGAGTGCCCATGGACCCGCAGTGAGCTATGACTGACCAGATTCTCAATAGCCAGATTCAACACCGCCGCGTCGTAGGCAATCGTGCCTGGCTGGTGCTTGGGAACGAAGGTCCAGTCTGCGGTCACGTATTTTGGTTTCTCGACCGGCAGATGATAATCGGCGCAGTTAAGCGTGATCAGCTCCAGATGGGGCGCTGAGTAATACCGGTTGAAATAGGTGAAATTCTCAGCAAAACCGTGCACCGCCACCACGCTGGATTTGGTGCCAGTACCGGCTCGCCTGGCTATCACAGCCTTACCGACCCTGAAGATTTCTCCGTTGTAGGTTTCCGCCTGGAGCGGTTGAGTTTCCTTGCGAAGCAAAAAACGACGAACATAAATCACTATCAGCACTGCCAGGCCGATAAGTCCAATCAGCATTTCCATATGTGTCTAGCCCTTAGTAATCGCGGGTGTAGAGTAAATGAATTAACGTTCAAAAAATTCACCCATGCGGGCGACAGATTCGTTGGAATCTCGCGTGTTAGAGCACCAATAGGGCCAGTCAACTGCTTTGCACGAGGAGGCGACGCGAGTAATATCGCCAAACGACGATATACGATAAACGACCGTCATGATTGCCTTGTGTTCCATTTGAGCCTCGATGAAAACAGATAGGAAAAATACGCTTTTCAAGGTCGCTGAAACAGCGCGTGCACTGGGCCATCCGGCACGGCTGCAGATAGTTGAGTTGCTGCTTGATCGCCATATATGTGTAGGTGGCGAGATAGTCCGGGAACTCGGCCTCGCTCAGTCCACTGTATCCGAGCACCTGCGCATCCTGAAGCAGGCGAGCATCGTGTGCGGTGAAATAGAGGGGCCGCGTGTGTGTTATTCGCTCAATCCGGATGGCCTTGCGCTGCTTTCAAGCTGGTTGCAGGTCACCGTTGAAAAGGTACAGCAGCATGGCGCGCTCTGCGATGACGAGGGTCGATGTAATTCAGAAGGAGCGTCCCATGAGTAACACCAAACAGGCTATTTCAGCATTTGAGCGCTACCTTTCGGTCTGGGTAGCTCTGGGCATAGTGGTTGGCATTGTACTTGGCAGCCTGTTTCCGCATGTCTTCGAGCTGCTGGCAGCGGTTGAATATGGCTCGGTGAATTTTGTGGTGGCGGTGCTGATCTGGTTTATGGTCTATCCGATGATGGTCTCGGTGGATTTCACCAGTCTGCGGCGATTGCACGAACGGCCGAAGGGCCTGGTCATCACGCTCACGGTCAACTGGCTGATCAAGCCATTCAGCATGGCACTGCTGGGGGTATTGTTCTTCGAGTATCTGTTTGCGGATCTCATCGATCCGGCCAATGCAGGTCAGTACATCGCCGGGCTGATTCTGCTCGGCGCAGCGCCTTGCACGGCTATGGTATTTGTCTGGTCCCAGCTGACGCGAGGCGATGCCACCTACACTCTGGCTCAGGTGGCGTTGAATGACGTCATCATGATCTTCGCTTTTGCACCCATTGTGGCGCTGCTGCTCGGCGTCACCGAAATAGACGTTCCGTGGGCGACACTGTTGTTGTCGGTAGGGCTTTATGTGGTGATTCCGTTGTTGGCCGGGGTCATAACGCGGGTCAAACTCAGCGCGGGTGTTTCCCCTCAGACAGCTGCGCAATCGCTGCTGCGCTTCAACACACAGGTCAAACCCTTTTCGGTGTTGGGTTTGCTGGCTACCGTTGTGCTGCTGTTTGGCTTTCAGGGCCAGGTCATCCTTGATCAACCGGTGCTGATTGCCTTGATAGCGATCCCCCTGTTGATTCAGTCCTATGGGATTTTCGCCCTCGCCTACACTGCAGCGAAGCTCTGGAAGGTGCCGTTCAATATTGCCGCGCCGTGCGCCATGATCGGTACATCAAATTTCTTCGAACTGGCGGTAGCGGTTGCTATCGGAATGTTCGGCCTGAACTCAGGGGCCGCGCTGGTGACTGTTGTAGGGGTGCTGGTTGAAGTGCCGGTGATGCTTTCGCTGGTCGCCTTCGCCAACCGCACCCGGCACTGGTTTCCCGGCGAAGGCACCTGAACAGCCGGCAGGAGCTGGCGCAGCTCCCGCCGGCTGAGTGCATTCAGGCTCCTTCAGCCAGGCCCGATCAAAAGCGGCTCAGTCCGCATTGCTCCATTCCTGTTCCTGCAGCGCTCGCCACATGATTTTTCCGGTGGGCGATTTCGGCAGGCTGTCCACGAACTCGATCAGCTTGGGGCATTTATAGGCTGACATATTTTCCTGGCACCAGGCGAGGATGTCTTCGGCGTCTGCATTCTGACCGGCAGCGCAAACAATCACGGCCTTGACGGTTTCGCCGCGGCGCTCGTCGGGCACTGAGATTATGCAGACTTCCTGCACTGCGGGGTGTCCGTAGAGCAGTGATTCGACTTCCGCCGGCCAGACCTTGAAGCCGGAGGCATTGATCATGCGCTTGACCCGGTCGACCAGGAAGAAGTAACCCTCTTCGTCGTAGTAGCCGATATCGCCAGAGCGGAAGAAACGCTTGCCATCCAGCTCGACGAAGGCCTCTGCAGTGGCTTCGTCCCGCCGCCAGTAACCCTGGAATACTTGCTCCCCGTGCATGACGATCTCACCGCTTTCGCCCGGACCGACCTCCTCCAGCGTATCGATATTGATGATCCGCGAATCAACTCCAATGATTGGAATGCCCAGACATTGTGGCTTGGGTGCCTGCGGTGGATTCATATGAGTGGCGCTGATGGTCTCCGAGAGACCATAGCCCTCTGAATAGTGCAACCCGGTCTTGTTTTCCAGTTTCGCTGCCACCGCAGCCGGCATGGCCGCGCCGCCACCGCCAATGGATTGCAGGCTGCTCAGGTCATAGTCATCGATGGTTGGCTCCGACAACAGATCCACCACCATGGTGGAGATGTTCCGCCAGTTGGTGATCTGATGCCGCTGGATCAGTTGCGCAGCGGTCTTGCGGTCCCAGCGCGTCATGATCACCTGAGTGCCGCCGATATAGATCGCGCTGTTCATGCACACCTGCATGCCGGTCACGTGAAACAGCGGCACAGATACCAGCTGTACGCTGTTGTGCTGGGCATTGCCCCATACCGAACAGTACACGGCGGTTGCCATGACGCTGTGGTGCGTATGCACGCAGCCCTTGGGGTTACCGGTCGTGCCGGAGCTGTAGGGAATCACGCAGAGATCATCCGGTCCGGTAGTCAGCGGTCCGGGAATATGGTTTGCCGCGAGGGCGTCTTGCCAGGCGACCAGACCCGGCTGTTGCGGAATATCACTCGGCAGCTTCACCGCATCGGGCAGCTCTCCGACCGGCGGTTCAGTCACATATTCGCTATAGGCGCTCACGACTACATGGCGCAGTGAACCTTCCTCAAGCAATCCGGTGACGTTGTCCAGCAACTCGCGGCCGCAGAGGGCGACGTCAGCCTCGGTGTCGGTGATCAGGTATTCAAGTTCGGCGCGGCGGTTCATCGGGTTGACCGGCACGACCACGGCATTGGCCCGCAAAATGGAATAAAAGCTCACCACAAACTGCGGGCTGTTCTGCATGTACAGCAAAACCCTGTCCCCAGCCTTCACGCCATGCTGTTGCAGATGTCCCGCCATGCTCTGCGCCTGACGTTCCAGCTCGCGGTAACTTAGTGCGGTGCCGTAATACAGAATGGCAGGATGGTCCGGATAGCGCAGCGCCGAGACCGCCAGGTTGCTATACAGGCAGGTGCGGGGAAGCTCGAGGAAATGCGGAACCAGGGCGGGCCAGACATCGTAGTGTCGATCGAACATCTTGTTATTCTCCGGCGTGCTTGAATGCGAGGGTCTGTTCCCGAGAGTAGTCGGAGCCGGATAGTCTGGAAACCGCTAACAATGCCGTTGTTGACACATCATAAGCATCGGAGAGTCAGGGCAACAGAATGCGGAAGCTTCCGCCGCCAAGCGGGCTGTCGTTACTCAGTTCAATATGGCCCGGTATGCCGTTGCGCTGGTGCAGCCGGGCGATGCGTTCGCCAAAATACAGACCGAGCCCGGTGCTCCCGGTACTCAGATCAATGCCCATCACATACTCCGATTGGCGTTCGATCATCGCTAGCGGATAACCCTCGCCGTCGTCGCAAATGGTGATTGAGAGCTGGCCGTCGCGTATACCCGCATGCAGTTGGATGGCCGAGCGTGCGTAACGTATGGAATTGTTGATCACGTTCGCCACCACCGAGCCGACCAGCTCCGTATCGAAATAGCCGAGCATGCCTTCTTCTTCGACCTCATAACTGCCGTCGATGTGGCGGGCCCGCAGAATATTGTCGTGGCGGGCCAGCTGCGCTTCGAGAAAGTCGTCCATTTCAATCCAGGCAGGCCGCAGGGGCAGTTGGTTAACCTGCAGCTTGTACAGGCCAAGCATCTGCACCAGCATGCCGTTAAGACGCAGGGACTCATATTCGATCACGCCGTGTTCACGGCTGTTACTCAGTTCCGCCGGCAGGCTGGCCAGGGATTGGCTGTAAGCCTGCATCAACATGGCCAAGGAATTCTTCATGTCATGTACGGTAGAGGCGATGACAGTGGAAAAGTCGAGGCCTGCGCCCGGTTGTTCGCGATCGTCGTTCATAGCGCTTCCACCGCCTTGCGCAGTTTCTGATAGCGCTCGTATCGCTTGTCAGTGGTGGGCATGTTGTGCGCCTGAGCGAGACACCTTAAACATTCAGCCTTGAGGGCCTCATCGGGCGTTTGTGTCAGCAATCGCAGCAGGGATTGCGCCGTATTCAATGCGTAGCTGATGTTGCGCGGTTGGCTTGCACTGGCCTGACGAAACAATCCCAGCGCTTCCTCAAACTGTTTCTGCTGATAGCACTTGATGCCTTCACGGTTTTTCGCTTTGGCATGCTCCCCGCTTCTTATGATCTCCGGGTTGTCGATCAACTCGGCGATTTGCTCGAGCACCACCGGATCGTCCCCATACATTTCGGCGCAGGTGGCCAATACAGTGTCTGCGCTATCCGCACGGCCTAGTTCACGCAGTTGTCTCGCGACGTCCAGTGCCAGTTCCGGAGCCAGGCCGCCGTCCAAAGACTCAAGGTGTTCGGAGGCCATCTGGGCGTAACGCTCCGCTTCGCTCTTCTGGCCACTTTTAGCCAGTGCGCTCCCTTGCAGCAAATTTGAACGGGCGACCAAACTCGCATCGTTCTTCCAGGTTTTATCCACTTCGGCCAATGTCTGACGAATCTCGAGCAGCGTTTTGGGGTTAATTGCGCCCGGACCGTCCTGCTCGGTCAGGGTGGCGGCCAGCTGGAGATGCGTTTCAGCGTTACGAAAGGCTGAATTGCGGCCCAGGCCAACAGCGTGGCGAAAGGCGCGGGTAGCCTGAGCATAATCTTCGTTGCGCCGCGCTAGCTTGCCTAGTTCCACCTGGCGCTGTAGGGCGTGGGGTGAGATTTTTATGCCCTGCTCCAGACACTGCTGGGCGGCAAGGCTATCGCCACGCGCGTCATGTATAGCGGCTAGTCCGTCAAACAGGGCGGGGAGCATCGGAAATAATTCGATACCTCGCTCGTACAGCGCCTGCGCTTCATCGAGCCGGCCTTTAGTACGCTGATGATTGCCCAATGTGACCAGCGCCCAGGGTAGAGGTCGATCCCCGACCAGTTCGTTAAGCAAGGCTTCCAGTTCGGCATCCTGACCGAGCTGCGCCAGCGCGTCGGCCAGATAACGCTGACATAGCGGGGCGAGTCGCGGCTGCGCCTGGATCATTGTTCGACAGGCGCCAACCACGGCCTGCGGGTCATCCCGGCTGATCGCGTCCAGTATTGGTTTGAGCGTCGTCTTGCGTTGGACCAGTTTATCCAGGCGTTGTTCGAGACTGGCGCGGTTGAACGGCTTGGTGAGATACGCGTCGGGTTCGCATTCCAAGGCTGCTATGACCATCGCCTGGCTGCTTTCAGCGGTAACCATGACAAAGATGCAATGCGGACTGATGCGCTTGGTGTGATGCAATTCTTCCAGCACCTGCTGGCCGTTCTTGCCGTCACCGAGGTTGTAGTCGTGCAGAATGATGTCGTATCGGTTATTCCGGCATAGCGCGAGGGTCTCTTCGCCTGTCGCGACCGAATCGACGTCGCGCACTGCCATCTGGCGTAGCATGGCGGTAACCGATGTGCGGAAACCGGAAAAATCATCCGCTATCAGCACCCGCTTGTTGCTGTAATCAATCATCTGAAATCCTGAACGTCGATGTGGGGATCGCGCCGCTTGATCCTTCAAGCCGGAACAGCCAATCATCAGGGTAGGGCAAAGTGCCATTACGCGGCAATTAGCAGATACGTTATCTCCTGAACCGCACCTATGTGCCGGAGTCTATCAGAGCATCAGCATCTCCCGACTTGCCATCAGACTGGCGGCGGCCTGCCGCCGGGATTGGCTTTCTTTCCCTGAATATGAGGCACTCATCATGATTACCCGTGGTCTGCTCGATCAATTATTGAAATCCGGTTCTGATCTGCTGCAAGGGCAGGCAGGCATGAAATCCTCCAGCCAGCCATCGGGCCGTACTGACTCTCCCCTGGCGGGACTGTTGTCCGGGGTCGGCGGTGGTGCCCTGGGTGGTTCGGCGATAGGCTTGCTGATGGGTAACAAGAAGGCCCGCAAGGTCGGCAAGAAGGTTGCTACCTACGGCGGGTTGGCTGCCCTGGGTGTGATCGCCTACAAGGCCTACGGCAGTTGGCAACAACGTACCGGCAACAACACGGTGAGCGAGCCACAAACCATAGATCGACTGCCCCCGCCGCAGGTTGAAGAGCACAGCCAGGCGATCCTGCGAGCGGTGATAGGGGCGGCCAAGGCGGACGGGCACGTTGATGACCGTGAGCGGGAGTTGATAGAAGGGGAAATCAATAAACTGACTGAGGATCGGGAACTGCAGAGCTGGTTCGACCAAGAGTTGCGCCGGCCACTTGATCCGGCCGAGATCGCCAGGGCCGCGAGCACGCCGGAAATGGCGGCTGAAATGTATCTGGCCAGTTTGCTGATGGTTGACGAAGAAAATTACATGGAGCGTGCGTATCTGGACGAACTGGCGCGGCAGTTGAAGCTTGATCCGGAACTGAAAACCGAGCTCGAGCGTCAGGCCGAACAGTCAGTCGCATGAGGCGTTGAACGCAACCCGCCGACACTGCCCACAGGCAGTGCCGGCGCGGGTTGGTTTCATTGCGCAGCGATAGACTCAGCCTCGGCCTCAGCCTGCCAGCCACCACCCAGCGCCTTGAACAACTCGACTTCACTGACCAGCTGGCTCAGACGGTCGCCGATCAGCTGCTGCTGTGCGGTGAATAGCTGGCGCTGGGCATCAAGCAGGGTGAGATAGCTGTCGACGCCCGTGCGATACCGTCGCTCGGCAATCTCGAAATAGCTTTCGCTGGCTTCGACCAGATCACTTTGCGCCTGTACCTGTTGCACATAGGTATCACGCGCAGCAAGGCCATCTGATACATCGCGGAAGGCTTCCTGAATGGAGCGTTCGTACTCCGCTACGCGGGCGTCGCGAATGATCTCTGCGTAATCAAGGTTCGCACGCAGACGGCCGGCGTTGAAGATGGGCAGGCTGATGCTTGGTGAAAAGCTCCAGTAATCCGAGCCACTATCGAACAACCCGTCCAGATCACTGCTGGCGCTGCCTGCGGCACCCGTCAGGCTGATACTCGGAAAGAAAGCTGCCCGGGCCGCGCCTATGTTGGCGTTGGCAGCGCGCAGCCGACGTTCAGCTTCAACAATATCCGGCCGGTTGACCAACAATTCCGACGGCAATCCCACCGGCAGATCGGTGAGGTAGCTGCGTTGCAGATCAATTGGATCCACATCCCTGAACGGCAGACGCTGGCCGAGGAGTTGCGCCAGGGCGTTGCGATCCTGGGCTACCAGCCGGGTATAGCGCGCGAGACTGCTGCGTGCCGTTTCCACAGCGGTGCGGGCCTGGGTCAGCTCCAATGAGGAGGCGACCCCCACGTCATAGCTGCGCTGGGTCAGCGACAGGCTTTCCTCGTAAGTTTCAAGCGTACCGCGGGTGATTTCCAGGAGCGCCTGATCGGCCTGCCAGGTCAGATAGGTGTTGGCTACGGCAGCGATGAGGCTGATCTGTACGCTGCGCTGAGCTGCTTCGGTGGCCAGATATTCTTCAAGGGCCTGCTCGCGCAGGCTTCCCAGGCGACCGAACAGATCGAGCTCCCAGCCAATGCCCAGGGTGGCGCTGTACTGACTGCTGATATCAGCTTCGCCCATAGGGTTCAGGCTGGCCGGCGTGCGGCTGCGGTTGCCACTGCCATCAGCGCTGATTGAGGGAAACAGATCCGAGCGCTGGATGCGATACAAAGCCCGCGTCGCCTCGACATTGAGTGCGGCGACACGCAGGTCGCGGTTATTTTCCAGCGCTACGCCGATCAACTCACGTAGCGCCGGGTCCTGGAAAAACTGTCCCCACCCCAGATTGGCGGTTTGCTCGTTAGTACTGGTCGAATACGCCTCGCCCTGCGGCCAACTGTCCGCTACCGGGGATTCGGGCCGTTGAAAATCAGGAATCATCGAGCAGCCGCTAAGCGTGACTGCCAGCGATACGCTTAATAAGGTTCTTTTCACTTGGCTGGCTCCTCGGTGGTAACAGCTTCGCTGTCGGATTCGTCCTGCTTCCTGCGGCTGAATACCGAGGACACCATAACGAAGAACAGCGGCAC is a window of Pseudomonas sp. gcc21 DNA encoding:
- the tsaA gene encoding tRNA (N6-threonylcarbamoyladenosine(37)-N6)-methyltransferase TrmO, whose translation is MGFSFEPVGQVHSCFREKFAIPRQPRLAPASTAVIELLPPYDQVEATEGLESSSHIWILFVFHAAPSGEAHLRVRPPRLGGNLKIGVFASRATHRPNSIGQSVVKLDAVQPGRLLISGHDLLHGTPVLDIKPYVPYVDSVANATNTLASSAPALIEVQWTPQALIQARDHASRLGQPVVELVEQCLAQDPKPAYQQPGPDRQYGAMFWDFNVTWHYPSGDRISVLALSSALA
- a CDS encoding alpha/beta fold hydrolase, whose amino-acid sequence is MEMLIGLIGLAVLIVIYVRRFLLRKETQPLQAETYNGEIFRVGKAVIARRAGTGTKSSVVAVHGFAENFTYFNRYYSAPHLELITLNCADYHLPVEKPKYVTADWTFVPKHQPGTIAYDAAVLNLAIENLVSHSSLRVHGHSRGGAVVLEAARQRPDLFVDAEVILEAPLLPQARPVQEISPIVAWLMPFYLAAWQQQPISEKNRTRWGPLADPHKRDMVMRFPFSTRTLSTLVTNMQDMENWTATTGPDIYRHVRCGAILLPTNDRILDPASMRTSAQQAENLQIIEIEDGSHFVIHDHPSSVPPVPHV
- a CDS encoding helix-turn-helix transcriptional regulator; translation: MKTDRKNTLFKVAETARALGHPARLQIVELLLDRHICVGGEIVRELGLAQSTVSEHLRILKQASIVCGEIEGPRVCYSLNPDGLALLSSWLQVTVEKVQQHGALCDDEGRCNSEGASHE
- the arsB gene encoding ACR3 family arsenite efflux transporter translates to MSNTKQAISAFERYLSVWVALGIVVGIVLGSLFPHVFELLAAVEYGSVNFVVAVLIWFMVYPMMVSVDFTSLRRLHERPKGLVITLTVNWLIKPFSMALLGVLFFEYLFADLIDPANAGQYIAGLILLGAAPCTAMVFVWSQLTRGDATYTLAQVALNDVIMIFAFAPIVALLLGVTEIDVPWATLLLSVGLYVVIPLLAGVITRVKLSAGVSPQTAAQSLLRFNTQVKPFSVLGLLATVVLLFGFQGQVILDQPVLIALIAIPLLIQSYGIFALAYTAAKLWKVPFNIAAPCAMIGTSNFFELAVAVAIGMFGLNSGAALVTVVGVLVEVPVMLSLVAFANRTRHWFPGEGT
- a CDS encoding long-chain-fatty-acid--CoA ligase; this translates as MFDRHYDVWPALVPHFLELPRTCLYSNLAVSALRYPDHPAILYYGTALSYRELERQAQSMAGHLQQHGVKAGDRVLLYMQNSPQFVVSFYSILRANAVVVPVNPMNRRAELEYLITDTEADVALCGRELLDNVTGLLEEGSLRHVVVSAYSEYVTEPPVGELPDAVKLPSDIPQQPGLVAWQDALAANHIPGPLTTGPDDLCVIPYSSGTTGNPKGCVHTHHSVMATAVYCSVWGNAQHNSVQLVSVPLFHVTGMQVCMNSAIYIGGTQVIMTRWDRKTAAQLIQRHQITNWRNISTMVVDLLSEPTIDDYDLSSLQSIGGGGAAMPAAVAAKLENKTGLHYSEGYGLSETISATHMNPPQAPKPQCLGIPIIGVDSRIINIDTLEEVGPGESGEIVMHGEQVFQGYWRRDEATAEAFVELDGKRFFRSGDIGYYDEEGYFFLVDRVKRMINASGFKVWPAEVESLLYGHPAVQEVCIISVPDERRGETVKAVIVCAAGQNADAEDILAWCQENMSAYKCPKLIEFVDSLPKSPTGKIMWRALQEQEWSNAD
- a CDS encoding sensor histidine kinase KdpD, with translation MNDDREQPGAGLDFSTVIASTVHDMKNSLAMLMQAYSQSLASLPAELSNSREHGVIEYESLRLNGMLVQMLGLYKLQVNQLPLRPAWIEMDDFLEAQLARHDNILRARHIDGSYEVEEEGMLGYFDTELVGSVVANVINNSIRYARSAIQLHAGIRDGQLSITICDDGEGYPLAMIERQSEYVMGIDLSTGSTGLGLYFGERIARLHQRNGIPGHIELSNDSPLGGGSFRILLP
- a CDS encoding tetratricopeptide repeat-containing response regulator, with the protein product MIDYSNKRVLIADDFSGFRTSVTAMLRQMAVRDVDSVATGEETLALCRNNRYDIILHDYNLGDGKNGQQVLEELHHTKRISPHCIFVMVTAESSQAMVIAALECEPDAYLTKPFNRASLEQRLDKLVQRKTTLKPILDAISRDDPQAVVGACRTMIQAQPRLAPLCQRYLADALAQLGQDAELEALLNELVGDRPLPWALVTLGNHQRTKGRLDEAQALYERGIELFPMLPALFDGLAAIHDARGDSLAAQQCLEQGIKISPHALQRQVELGKLARRNEDYAQATRAFRHAVGLGRNSAFRNAETHLQLAATLTEQDGPGAINPKTLLEIRQTLAEVDKTWKNDASLVARSNLLQGSALAKSGQKSEAERYAQMASEHLESLDGGLAPELALDVARQLRELGRADSADTVLATCAEMYGDDPVVLEQIAELIDNPEIIRSGEHAKAKNREGIKCYQQKQFEEALGLFRQASASQPRNISYALNTAQSLLRLLTQTPDEALKAECLRCLAQAHNMPTTDKRYERYQKLRKAVEAL
- a CDS encoding tellurite resistance TerB family protein, yielding MITRGLLDQLLKSGSDLLQGQAGMKSSSQPSGRTDSPLAGLLSGVGGGALGGSAIGLLMGNKKARKVGKKVATYGGLAALGVIAYKAYGSWQQRTGNNTVSEPQTIDRLPPPQVEEHSQAILRAVIGAAKADGHVDDRERELIEGEINKLTEDRELQSWFDQELRRPLDPAEIARAASTPEMAAEMYLASLLMVDEENYMERAYLDELARQLKLDPELKTELERQAEQSVA
- a CDS encoding AdeC/AdeK/OprM family multidrug efflux complex outer membrane factor, with product MKRTLLSVSLAVTLSGCSMIPDFQRPESPVADSWPQGEAYSTSTNEQTANLGWGQFFQDPALRELIGVALENNRDLRVAALNVEATRALYRIQRSDLFPSISADGSGNRSRTPASLNPMGEADISSQYSATLGIGWELDLFGRLGSLREQALEEYLATEAAQRSVQISLIAAVANTYLTWQADQALLEITRGTLETYEESLSLTQRSYDVGVASSLELTQARTAVETARSSLARYTRLVAQDRNALAQLLGQRLPFRDVDPIDLQRSYLTDLPVGLPSELLVNRPDIVEAERRLRAANANIGAARAAFFPSISLTGAAGSASSDLDGLFDSGSDYWSFSPSISLPIFNAGRLRANLDYAEIIRDARVAEYERSIQEAFRDVSDGLAARDTYVQQVQAQSDLVEASESYFEIAERRYRTGVDSYLTLLDAQRQLFTAQQQLIGDRLSQLVSEVELFKALGGGWQAEAEAESIAAQ